Proteins from a genomic interval of Rosa chinensis cultivar Old Blush chromosome 2, RchiOBHm-V2, whole genome shotgun sequence:
- the LOC112185489 gene encoding probable receptor-like protein kinase At1g80640: protein MSFAAVLIPMWVLTTALIVTIIEGRPDPTASTTSGHIMLLEEQPITHSSAKMEAQSPGVPEVRVVHHQDLNKSILIALIVASTLLVGILLFLSCCWIYRQKMSKHSIGKRQKTNEVPIGTPLSALMVEFNSLMLGNRKGSVVVFNYQLLEAATNKFSESNILGEGSSGPVYRASFDGKFIAAVKKVNGIRQDAEREFENEVNWLGKIRHQNIIKLLGYCVHGKTRFLVYEMMQNGSLQTQLYGPSHGSALTWHLRLKIAVDVARGLEYLHEHCNPPAVHRDLKSSNILLDSNFNAKLSDFGLTVTLGLKSKENIKLSGNLGCVAPEYNLDGKLTDKSDVYAFGVVLLELLMGRKLVEHKAADESQSIITWAMPQLTDRSRLPNIVDRVIKDTMDLKHLYQVAAVAVLCVQPEPSYRPLITDVLHSLIPLVPMDLGGSLRIADCIPSV, encoded by the exons ATGAGTTTTGCTGCTGTGTTAATACCCATGTGGGTCTTAACCACCGCTCTGATTGTAACCATAATTGAGGGCAGGCCAGACCCAACAGCTTCCACCACTTCTGGCCACATTATGCTACTTGAGGAACAACCCATTACTCACTCTTCTGCAAAAATGGAAGCTCAATCTCCAG GAGTCCCTGAGGTTAGAGTAGTTCACCATCAAGATTTGAACAAGAGCATTCTGATAGCACTCATTGTTGCTTCCACACTCCTTGTTGGAATTCTTCTGTTCCTGTCATGTTGTTGGATCTATAGACAGAAAATGTCGAAACACTCTATTGGGAAAAGGCAAAAGACAAACG AGGTTCCAATAGGGACGCCATTGAGTGCACTTATGGTTGAATTTAATTCCTTGATGTTGGGGAATAGAAAGGGTTCGGTTGTTGTATTCAATTATCAATTGCTGGAAGCTGCAACAAACAAGTTCAGTGAAAGTAATATTTTGGGTGAGGGTAGTTCTGGACCTGTTTACAGGGCTAGTTTTGATGGAAAATTCATTGCAGCTGTTAAGAAAGTAAACGGCATAAGACAGGATGCTGAAAGAGAATTTGAG AATGAGGTGAACTGGTTGGGAAAAATTCGgcatcaaaacatcatcaaaCTTTTGGGTTACTGTGTTCATGGAAAAACAAGGTTTCTTGTGTATGAAATGATGCAGAATGGCTCCTTACAAACTCAATTGTATG GACCCAGTCATGGATCAGCTTTGACATGGCATCTGCGGTTGAAAATAGCTGTTGATGTTGCCAG GGGAttggaatatcttcatgagcaCTGCAATCCGCCTGCGGTGCATAGAGACCTGAAGTCATCTAACATTCTTCTCGATTCCAATTTTAATGCTAAG CTTTCAGATTTTGGTCTTACTGTCACTTTGGGATTGAAGAGTAAGGAGAACATAAAGCTGTCAGGAAATTTGGGCTGTGTAGCACCAGAATATAATTTGGATG GTAAGTTAACGGACAAAAGTGATGTCTATGCTTTCGGAGTAGTTCTCTTGGAGCTCTTGATGGGAAGAAAGTTGGTGGAACATAAAGCAGCAGATGAATCCCAATCTATTATCACATGG GCCATGCCCCAGCTCACTGACAGATCAAGGCTTCCAAACATTGTGGATCGCGTGATAAAAGATACCATGGATTTAAAACACTTATACCAG GTTGCTGCCGTGGCAGTATTATGTGTGCAACCTGAACCAAGTTATCGACCTTTGATAACGGATGTACTGCACTCGCTAATCCCTCTTGTACCTATGGATCTTGGAGGGTCACTGAGAATTGCAGACTGCATACCCTCTGTTTGA